From Nitrosopumilus zosterae, the proteins below share one genomic window:
- a CDS encoding ThiF family adenylyltransferase, producing MANITFTIPSVLNQSGGEKKTEISADSLTDAFAKISELMGDDFKRRVLESDGVPRSLINIYINGKNAKFSSGMDTLLKDGDEVYILPAVAGGSEELSAKELDKFSRQVMLEEIGYNGQLKLKNSKVCVVGAGGLGNPITSRLAAMGVGTLRIVDRDVIELSNLHRQTMFDEDDVGQIKVEVAAKKLQKLNPDCNIEALAVSVNDYTALEVVEGCDVVIDALDSVNARYALNKACVKFGIPFVTGAAVGVSGQAFTILPKESACYYCMFPDLNEDTMPTCSIEGVHPSILSIVGGIEVAEAVKIIIGKKPSLSEKILHIDLENLDFNSVRTFRAEECPICGTGKLEVIPKEELILEELCGRNRGKRTYSITPTETFDLDVNNVTDIAKEKGFIVDNQGNLGLSMRTNELSVSFMKKGSAVIVGPKDEAEAIALYKSLLGKEIKA from the coding sequence ATGGCAAATATCACATTTACAATACCCTCAGTTTTGAACCAAAGCGGAGGGGAGAAAAAGACTGAGATTTCAGCTGATTCCCTTACTGACGCGTTTGCAAAAATTTCAGAATTAATGGGTGATGACTTTAAGCGAAGAGTTTTGGAAAGTGATGGTGTTCCACGCTCATTGATTAACATCTACATCAATGGAAAGAATGCAAAATTCTCTAGCGGCATGGACACTTTATTAAAAGACGGTGATGAAGTTTACATTTTGCCTGCAGTAGCTGGTGGTTCTGAAGAACTATCTGCAAAAGAGCTTGACAAATTTTCACGACAAGTAATGCTTGAAGAGATTGGTTATAATGGACAACTAAAACTAAAAAACTCCAAAGTCTGTGTTGTTGGAGCTGGTGGTTTGGGAAATCCTATTACATCAAGGTTGGCTGCAATGGGAGTTGGAACTCTAAGAATTGTTGACAGAGATGTAATTGAATTATCAAATTTGCATCGACAAACAATGTTTGATGAGGATGATGTTGGCCAAATCAAAGTTGAAGTAGCTGCAAAAAAATTACAGAAGCTAAACCCTGATTGTAACATAGAGGCATTAGCTGTATCTGTTAATGATTATACGGCACTTGAAGTAGTTGAAGGATGTGACGTTGTAATTGATGCACTTGATAGTGTCAATGCAAGATATGCGTTAAACAAAGCGTGTGTAAAATTTGGAATTCCATTTGTAACAGGAGCTGCAGTTGGGGTTTCAGGACAAGCATTTACTATTTTACCAAAGGAATCCGCATGTTATTATTGCATGTTCCCTGATCTAAATGAGGATACAATGCCAACATGTAGTATTGAGGGTGTTCACCCATCAATACTGTCTATAGTTGGTGGAATAGAAGTTGCAGAAGCTGTAAAAATCATTATTGGGAAAAAACCAAGTCTGTCTGAAAAAATACTTCACATTGATTTGGAAAATCTTGACTTTAACAGTGTCCGAACATTTCGAGCTGAGGAGTGTCCAATTTGCGGAACAGGAAAACTTGAAGTCATTCCTAAAGAAGAATTAATTTTGGAAGAACTATGTGGCAGAAACAGAGGAAAGCGAACATACTCTATTACTCCAACTGAAACATTTGATCTTGATGTAAATAATGTAACTGACATTGCAAAAGAGAAAGGATTCATTGTAGATAATCAAGGAAACTTGGGATTATCGATGAGAACTAATGAATTGTCTGTAAGTTTTATGAAGAAGGGATCGGCTGTCATTGTTGGTCCAAAAGATGAGGCAGAAGCTATTGCATTGTATAAAAGCCTCTTAGGAAAAGAGATCAAGGCATAA